The stretch of DNA TTGGAACATTTAGAAGAACTATGGTCGAGCGTTCTTGCTCAAGTGGAGCAAAAAATCTCGAAACCAAGCTTTGAAACGTGGCTCAAATCTACAAAAATGTTGACCTATCAAGGAGATACAGTGACAATTGCGGCTCCAAACTCATTTGCACGTGATTGGCTTGATACGCATTATGTACATTTGATAGCCGGTATATTGACCGAATTGACGGGGGAAGGCCTGTCCATCAAATTTGTTGTACCTAAAGATCAAAGCATGGAAGATTTCTCACTTCCTAAACCGATCGTTTCAATGAAAGATGATGAGCAACCAGAGTATTCACCTGGCATGCTTAATTCAAAATATACATTTGATACCTTTGTTATCGGTTCAGGTAACCGATTTGCGCATGCAGCATCACTTGCAGTGGCGGAAGCGCCAGCAAAAGCCTATAATCCACTGTTTATCTACGGGGGAGTAGGACTTGGAAAAACCCACTTAATGCATGCAATTGGTCACTATGTACAGGAACATAACCCAAATGCAAAAGTTGTTTATTTATCTTCCGAAAAATTCACGAATGAATTCATTAATTCTATTCGTGATAATAAAACGGTAGATTTCCGTAACAAGTACCGCAGCGTGGATGTACTATTAATAGACGATATTCAATTTTTGGCCGGGAAAGAACAAACTCAGGAAGAATTTTTCCACACATTCAATACTTTGCATGAAGAATCAAAGCAAATTGTCATTTCAAGTGACAGACCACCAAAAGAAATTCCAACATTGGAAGATCGTCTGCGTTCCCGCTTTGAATGGGGCTTAATTACGGACATCACGCCTCCAGACTTAGAGACGCGTATTGCGATTTTGCGTAAAAAAGCGAAAGCAGATGGCTTGGACATCCCAAATGAAGTCATGATGTACATCGCCAATCAAATCG from Paenisporosarcina sp. FSL H8-0542 encodes:
- the dnaA gene encoding chromosomal replication initiator protein DnaA, with translation MEHLEELWSSVLAQVEQKISKPSFETWLKSTKMLTYQGDTVTIAAPNSFARDWLDTHYVHLIAGILTELTGEGLSIKFVVPKDQSMEDFSLPKPIVSMKDDEQPEYSPGMLNSKYTFDTFVIGSGNRFAHAASLAVAEAPAKAYNPLFIYGGVGLGKTHLMHAIGHYVQEHNPNAKVVYLSSEKFTNEFINSIRDNKTVDFRNKYRSVDVLLIDDIQFLAGKEQTQEEFFHTFNTLHEESKQIVISSDRPPKEIPTLEDRLRSRFEWGLITDITPPDLETRIAILRKKAKADGLDIPNEVMMYIANQIDSNIRELEGALIRVVAYSSLVNKDMNSDLAAEALKDIMPNAKPRKITILDIQKTVGEHFHIRLEDFTAKKRTKSIAFPRQIAMYLSRELTSFSLPKIGEEFGGRDHTTVIHAHEKISTLLKEDQALQQDLKQIKSLLGKS